From Pelagibacterium flavum:
CGGTCAGCACGCGTCCATTGATATCCTGACGCACGACCATTGTCGCCTTGGCGCCGCATGTGCAGATGGTGCGGATTTCGCGCAGGGTATCGGCGATCGCCAGCAATTCGCGCGAGCCGGGGAACAGTTCGCCCTGAAAGTCAGTGCGCAGTCCGTAGCACATGACGGGAATGGCGAGCCGATCTGTGACGCGGGCGAGTTGCCAGACCTGATCGCGTGTCAGGAACTGGGCTTCATCGACGAGCACGCAATCGACCTTGGATTCCTCCTCGTTGTCGCGAACCGAGTGATAGAGGTCATCGCCCTGTTCGTAGAGAAGAGCCGTCTCGGCGATGCCGATCCGCGAGCGTATCAGCCCGACGCCATCCTCGGCGTACAGGGCGGAGGTATAGAGCAGGGGGCGCATGCCGCGCTCGCGATAATTGTGGGCGGCTTGCAGCAGCAAGGTGGATTTGCCCGCGTTCATTGCGGCATAGGAGAAATAGAGCTTGGCCACTGGGCCGTCCCGAAACTGTGAGTGACACGATGTTTGTAACCCGAGCCGACACCGATGGCGGGCGTGTCGGCAGCCTCTTCCACAAGAAAAGAAAACGGTCGCCGGGGTGGGCGACCGAAAAGGTGGTGCCGAATGGGGTATCGGCGTCGGGCTGACCGGCGGGGTATGCCGGTTGCGGAAACGACCCTATTGTTGTCTCATGACGTTGATATGACGGCCAGAGGCAACATTTGCGGTTCATCCGCAGTTCAGTTGACATCGCGCAAAAGAGCAGGCTTTGACATATCGCAATCCCCCCGGAGTTCATTCCCAATGGCGTGTCGTTTTCGCTCGTTTTTGAAACTGGTCGCGTTTGTCATGGCGATGGCTATGACCGCTCCAACTTTGGCGCAGGAACAGTTCAACCCCATCGGCTTGTGGGAGCCCGACAACAAGGAGTCGCGCTACGAATTTTCCTATTGCGGGGAAAATGGCGACCGGCTGTGCGCGGAGCTGATCTGGATCCAGGAGGACAAGCAGGACGCGCGCAACACCAAATATCTCAACACCTACATGTTCAAAAATGCGCGGCACGTCCGGCTCAACCAGTGGCAGGGAACGGTGACGCTGGAGGGGTTCAATATCGGGGGTACTGTGACCCAGACCAACAACAACACCATGCGGCTCGAAGCCTGCGCGTTGTTTGTGATCTGCGAGAACATACGGCTCAGGCGGGTTCAGTAGCCGACCGTCGCCTGAGGTTGGGCAGCAGTTCGACCAGCAGCACGGCCGCAAAGATCATGGCGACGCCGAAATAGCCGATGATTTCCAGTCGTTCGCCCAGGATGATCGCGCCGCCCAGCGCTGCGAACAGGCTTTCGGCCGAGAGGATGATGGCGGCATTGGCCGGCGGAACATGCTGCTGGCCGACGGCCTGAAGGGTGAAGCCCACGGCTGTGGAAAGAGCCCCCGCGTAGAGGATTTCGATCCAGCTGGCAGAAAGCGCAGAGAGTGTCGGAGCCTCGAAGGCGAGGGCACCCACGCTGCCCAGCAAGCCGGCAATCACAAAGCTCATGGACGATATGAAAATGGGTCGGGCCGTTTCGCGCGCCAGATAGCCCAGCAGCAAGACGTGCAGCGCCCAGAAGACGGCGCTGCCAATGACGAGTCCGTCGCCGGTGTTGAGACGGTCGAGCCGGGCGCCGTTGAGAAGAAACAGGCCGATCAGGGCAACGGGCACGCCGAGCCAGATGACCTTGTGGGGTGGCTGGCGGAAAACGAAAAGGAGGATGACCGGTACGAAGAGCACATAGAGCCCGGTCAGGAAGCCTGAATTGGTGACCGTTGTGAACAGCAGGCCATATTGCTGGAGGATGGCGCCGCCAAAGAAGTTGAGGCTCATAAAGACAATGAGCGCCCACTGCCGTCCCGTCAGCCGTTGCGGCTGGCGAGCGTCTTCGCGCAGGGCAAGCGGCAGGATCAACAGACCGCCAAGCAGGAACCGCGCGCCGGTGAAGGTGAGTGGTCCCATGGCCTCCATTGCCGATTTCTGGGCGATAAAGGCAAAGCCCCAGATGGCGGTGGCCAGAAGCAGGCAGAAAAGCGCAAGCGAGCGGGACATGGATTGGCTCAGGGTTCGGCGGTCAGGTGAGTCGCCGACTGGTACTCCGTCCGCTCGTTTCGCTCAAGCGCGGGCGTCAGCTCGCTATATATTCGCGCAGCGCGCCGGCTTCCTGCTCGGCCTCCTCGATCTTGCGCTTGACCACGTCGCCAATCGAGATGATGCCGATAAGCCGACCGTCTTCAACGACAGGCAAGTGGCGGAAACGGCCCTGGGACATGATGTTCATGGCATGATCGACAGTGTCGGAGCGCGAGCAGGTCTTGGGTGCGCGGGTCATCAGGGTAGAGACGGGCTTGGCGCGGAAACCCTCGGCGCTGCCGGCAAGATGGCGGACAATGTCGCGCTCTGAAATGATGCCTTCGACCTTGTCATTGTCGACCACGACGACGGCACCGATATTGTGGCGGGCCAGAGTGGCGATCAAATCGCCAATGGTGGAGTCGGACGGGACCGTCACGACGTCGCTACCCTTGATGGTCAGGATCGATTCAACAAACATGGCCTCTATCTCCTCATCACGGACGTTCAGCTTGCCTTGTGGTGCCTAAACGCGCAAGGGCGCGAAAAGCTCAAATTGGCGGTCGGCGGCGAAGGCACCATGGCAAGGCGTGCAGTCACCCGCTATAGAATGCCTTGGATGGCCATATTCACATAGAGAAATGTCATGGGACTTATTTCGGATGCCCTGTCGCGCGTTCAGCCTTCTGCGACCGTGGGGATCACCCAGCTTGCACGCCAGATGGCGCAGGCGGGAAAGGATGTTATCGCGCTTTCGGCGGGAGAGCCTGATTTCGATACGCCCGAACATGTGCGCAAGGCGGCCATCGAGGCCATCGAGCGCGGCGAAACCCGCTACACCAATGTCGAGGGGATTGCCGAGCTCAAAGAGGCGGTGGCGGCCAAATTCCGGCGCGACAACGGGCTCGATGTGTCGGCCGATGAGTGTTTCGTTTCGGCGGGCGGCAAGCAGATCATCTTCAATGCGTTGATGGCCACGCTCAACTCCGGCGACGAGGTGGTGGTGCCTGTGCCCTACTGGGTGAGCTACCCCGAAATCGTGCGGCTGGCGGGCGCCGAGCCGGTTTTCGCGCAGGCGAGCCAGGAGACGGGGTTCAAGCTGACGCCGCAGGCGTTGGAAGCGGCGATTTCCGACAAGACCAAGTGGCTGATTCTGAATACGCCGTCGAACCCTTCGGGCGCTGCTTATACCGAGCAAGAACTGGCCGGGTTGGCGGCGGTGCTGATGAAGCACCCGCACGTTCATATCCTCACCGACGATATCTACGAGGTTCTGGTCTATGACGGGCGCAAATTTGCGACGATCGCCCAAGTGGAGCCACGCCTGATGGCGCGGACTGTCACCATGAACGGGGTGTCGAAATCCCATGCCATGACGGGCTGGCGCATAGGGTATTGCACGGGGCCGAAGGAGATCCTTAGGGCCATGCTCAAGCTCCAAAGCCAGTCAACGACCAACCCGCCCTCTATTTCGCAATGGGCAGCCGTCGAGGCGCTCAACGGGCCGCAGGAGTTTCTCGCCGGGTGGCGCGAGACGTTTCAGAAGCGGCGCGATTATGTGGTTGGGCGTCTCAATGCGCTCGAGGGTCTCGAGTGCCTGACGCCTGAAGGCGCGTTCTATGTGTTTCCTTCATGCAAGGGGCTGATCGGCAAGACCAGCGCGGGGGGACGCAGGCTGGCGACCGACGAGGACGTGGTCATGGCGCTGCTGGAAGAGAACGGGGTTGCGCTTGTGCATGGTTCGGCTTTCGGGCTGCCGGGGCACTTCCGTATTTCCTATGCAGCTTCGGACGAGGACCTGGGCAAAGCCATGGACCGGATCGAGGCGTTCTGCGCGGGGGTGTATTAGACAAAAAAGAGGCTCCGTCCGAAGACGGAGCCTTGATCGAGGGCCGAAGCCCTAATCTCTCAGTTTACGACCCTGCCGAGGGAGGAGGAGACGGCGCAGGTCGGTTGAGCGAAGGATGTGGGAGGAGGATACATCGTTCGCTCGGTTGCCGGAAGCGAGGGGCCCAGGGAGGAGGAAAGGGCGCGTCGCTCATCGACAAGACGAATATGCGCTGTGCCGTGGCCCGCAACAATAAGCAATAGCGCATACCTGCCATGCATTAGGCACGTCATTCCGGTTGATGAAATATTGAGCAGCTTGCCGAGGCGGAAACAAAAAGGCCCCACCGGGGAGGATCGGTGGGGCCCTTGAACTGTCGGCCGCATTCGAGGGAGGAGGATTCGAATTACGGCCTTAGGAGCGTTCAGGGAGGGAGGAGGAGGAACCCATCCCGCTCTTGTCGTCACGATGCAGGGGGCTTTGGGAGGAGGAGAAAAGCGCGCCGCGTCAGTGACGGTTCGTATATGCCATTCTAATCACGACTTGAGAAGTCGTCTAATGGCATGGCAGCCATGCATTTTGTGCAGAGCCTTGCGAGAGGTATGCATAAAGCGTGGGCAAACAAGCAATGGCAGAAAAAAAGAAGCCCCGCTCGAGGGGAGAGCGGGGCCAGGACGAGAAGCAAGCTTCTCGTTAGGAGGGAACATCAAACGCGCCCAAAGGGAGGAGGAAAGACGCGCAATGTCTGGCGGGTAGGTAGAGATTAGACGCCACTCCGACAACCCCGATCTGGTTATGTCAGCCATGCGGAAAACGCATGTCTATGCCCATTAAACGGGCAATGCGCCTGTTTTCCTTACACTATTTTGTATGCAGACGCCGGCGCGCCTGCACAAAATTTTCTGCGGGTGGGGTGTTTTTTTGCGTGTGGGCAGGCGGTGTGCGCCAAGTGCGTTCCAGCACTGGTGAATGTACGTCCACTTTTCGTGGAATCGCGCCCAGTTTCACTTTCGAGCGGAGCAATGCCTGGAGCGCTTGCGCTTTTCGCTTACGCGGCGCTGGGGCCTGGAAGCGCGAAGATCCAAGGCTTTGTTTGTTGCGCGCTCGAACCGCTGAAGTGGGTGCCCACTTTAGTACTGCCAGTCGCGGGCCTTTTCGACGAGGAAGTCGCGGAACACGCCAACGCGCTTAGAGCTTTTCAAGGCAGGGGGATAGACGAAATAGGTCTCGAATTCAGGCAGGTCGACGTCATCGAGGATCCGTTTGAGGCTGGGTTCCTCTTCGGTGATGTAATCGGGAAGCATGGCGATGCCGATTCCCTGCCGGCAGGCCTGCATCATGCCGTAGATCGCGTTGACCTTGAGTGTGGTACGGCGCGGGGAGTTGTCGGGGCGCCCGATGCGCTCGAGAAAATTCACATCGCCCAAATAGGAGGGGGACGGTTCACCGAAGGTGATGATCTTGTGGCCGTCGAGGTCTTCGATCGAGTTTGGGGTGCCGTTCTCGGCGAGATAGCTTTCGGCGGCGTAGATATGGAAGTGGACGGTGAACAGCTTGCGCTGGATCATTTCCGACTGGTTGGGCCGGTGCAGGCGGATGGCAACGTCAGCCTCGCGCATGGCCAGATCGAGTTCGGCGTCGTTGAGCTTGATCTCAAGCTGGATGGTGGGATAGAGCGTCACGAATTCGTGGATGCGCTTGGTCAGCCAGGTAGAGCCGAACCCTACGGTGGTGGTCACCAGAAGCGGCCCGGTGGGCACGTCCTGGCTTTCGGTCATCTGGGCCTGCACCGATTGCAGTTCCCAGGCCATGCGATGTGCCGTGCGGAAAAGCTGTTCGCCCACTTCGGTCAGAACGAGGCCGCGGGCGTGGCGGATGAAAAGCTTGAGGCCAAGGTCTTCTTCAAGCGCGGAAATCTGCCTCGAGACGGCTGATTGGGACATTCCGAGCTTTTCGGCCGAATGGGTGAAGCTTCCCGATTCGGCGGCGACATGGAATATGCGCAGCTTGTCCCAGTCGAGCATCCCCATGTCCCCTCTTTGTGGCGCCATTCGCGGGGGATCCGCGAATGGCGATCAGTCATTGTCGTTTGCCGCCAGCGTTATTCGGCGGCTTCAGCCATTTCATGGGCCGCGAGATAACGCTCGGCTTCGAGCGCGGCCATGCAGCCCATGCCGGCGGCCGTTACCGCCTGACGATAGACGTCATCGGTCACATCGCCCGCAGCGAAAACACCGGGCACCGAAGTTGTGGTGCTGTCGGGCGCGGTGACGATATAGCCGCCATGCTTCATTTCGAGCTTACCGTTGAAGATTTCGGTGGCGGGAGCGTGGCCGATAGCGACGAAAATGCCGTCGACTTCAATTTCATGGGTCTGATCAGTCGTAACATCACGCAACACGGCGCTGCGCACCGAGGGGGGCATGTTGTCGCCCTTGACCTCGTCGAGCACCGTGTTCCAGCGCACCTCGATCTTGGGGTGCTTGAACAGGCGCTGCTGCATGATTTTTTCGGCCGTAAACTGGTCGCGCCGGTGGGCGATGATGACCTTGGAGGCGAAATTGGTCAGAAACAGTGCTTCTTCGACCGCAGTATTGCCACCACCGATCACCAGAACCGTCTTGTCGCGATAGAAAAAGCCGTCGCAGGTGGCGCAGGCGGAAACGCCGAACCCCTTGAACTTTTCCTCTGTCGGCAGTCCGAGCCATTTGGCCTGGGCGCCAGTAGCGATGACGACGCTGTCGGCAGTATAGATCTTGCCGCTATCGCCGGTCAGGCGGAAGGGGCGGGTGTTGAAATCGACATCGACGATCAGGTCGTTTTCGATTTTCGTGCCCATATGCTCAGCCTGGGCGCGCATCTGCTCGACCAGCCACGGCCCCTGGATGGGGTCGGCAAAGCCAGGATAGTTTTCAACGTCGGTCGTGATGGTGAGCTGACCGCCCGGCTGCATGCCGGCGATCATGAGCGGTTCGAGCATGGCGCGGGCGGCGTAGATGGCGGCTGTATATCCGGCCGGGCCCGAGCCGATGATTATGGTCTTGGCGTGCATTTTATCGTGCCGATCAATTTGCGTTGGAAACAAATATGGCACGGTGCCCCGAGGTTACAAGCGCGCGTGCCACTTGGCAGGGGAAAACCCGGTATGCTGAGGCGAAATTGCATCAAGGAACGGGCGGACCTGCGACCAGATCCGCCCGTTCCTGTCAGATGAAGGCAATCTTGAGGATTTCGTAGCCGCGCGCCCCGCCAGGAGCGGTCACTTCGATCGAATCGCCGACCGACTTGCCGATCAGGGCACGGGCGATTGGCGAGGAAATCGAGATGCGGCCGGCCGAGGCATCGGCCTCGGCATCGCCCACGATCTGGTAGGTCTTTTCCTCGTCGGTATCCTCGTCGACCATCGTCACGGTCGCGCCGAACTTGACCGTCGAGCCCGAAAGCTTGGAAACGTCGACGATCTCGGCCATGGCCAGCATGGATTCAATTTCCATGATACGGCCCTCGTTATGGCTCTGCTGCTCTTTGGCCGCGTGGTACTCGGCGTTTTCGGAAAGGTCGCCGTGGGCGCGCGCTTCGGAAATCGCTTCAATGATCGCGCGGCGTTCGACGCCGGCGCGGCGTTCAAGTTCAGCTACGAGTGCGGCGTGTCCCGCCACTGTCATGGGGACCTTGTCCATATCGGCCAATCCCTCCTATCAATTACAAAATACGTTGAAGCGCATATCGGTATCCTCGCTGACTTCACGTCAGCGGATGCGATCTGCGCTTTCGGGAAACTTACCTGCCAGAGGTTGCCCTTACCGGCCAAGTTGGTCAAGGCCAATCGATGGGCATTCCCCAGCGCCTCCGTGGTGCACCGGCACATATGGGGCTTTGCGCGGCGGCTGCAAGTATCCCTGGGATCGTTCCTGCCCAAAAAGAAAGAGCGCAAACCGTTGTGGTTTACGCCCTATCCTTGTTGCCCGGCCAATGAGCCGGGCTGAGCTCATTTGGCGGATGCCGAACTAGTCGGCAGCGACCAGGTTGCCGGCGGCCGATTTGCCGGTGCGCTTGTCCTTGACGATTTCGTAGGAAATCTTCTGACCTTCATCGAGACCGGTCATGCCGGAATTCTGAACGGCAGAGATGTGGACGAAAACGTCCGCTCCACCCTCGTCGGGCTGGATAAAACCGTAGCCCTTCTGGGTGTTGAACCATTTGACAGTGCCGGTTGCCATGGCTTTGTCCTTTCACGTCGTGCTGTCTGGAACGCGATCCGGCCCGACTGGACCGGCGCTCCAAGTCCTTAGTTTTGTCGCGCGGCCGAAGCGAAAAAGCTGCCACTTTTTCAGACCGCACTCTGATGGGGGTTTGCCGCCCCCGGGTATATCGAAGTCTTGGTTCAGGACGTCAGCAGGCGTAAAAGACGCACGGCTAGATCAGTCGGCCGCAATTTCGATCCCGTTTTTTTAGAAGAAATAGCCGAAATATTCAAGCACTTGTAAAAAACCGGCGGAGTAAAAAATTTTCGATGGCGGTAACACTGTTGTTAATGCCGCAAAGCTGCGCCGCCAGCCTGACATGTCAGTATTGCATACCTTTATGGTAGAGAATGTGGCCCGCCCGGCAAGTATATCGACCGGCGCCGAGCCGTTTCAAGTTGACCCGGGGGACGGTTGGCGGAAGGCGAGGGACGCGATAAGCATCGGCGCGACGCTTCCTTCGACGGGTTCCCAGGGCAGAGAAATGACGACAAGGCGCTATGATTTTCGTTCCGACACCGTGACACGGCCCGATGCGGGCATGCGCGCGGCAATGGCTGCCGCGCCTGTGGGCGACGACGTCTATGGCGAAGACGAGACTGTCATCGCGCTGGAAGCCAGAGTTGCCGAACTGACGGGTAAAGCAAGGGGAATGTTTGTGCCCTCGGGAACGCAATCGAACCTGATCGCGCTGATGAGCCATTGCGGGCGCGGGGATGAATTCATCGCCGGGCAGGACGCGCATGCCTATAAGTATGAGGCGGGCGGTGCGGCGGTTCTGGGCTCCATCCAACCCCAGCCCATCGAGAATGCGCCAGACGGTTCGCTGCCGCTCGACAAGATCGAGGGGGCCATCAAGCCAGACGACATCCACTTTGCACGCACGCGTCTGCTGGCGCTCGAGAACACGATCGGTGGAAAGGTGCTGCCGCAAAGCTATGTGGCCGATGCTGTTGCGCTGGCCCGGCGGCATGGGCTGGGGACCCATCTCGATGGCGCGCGGATCGTCAATGCGGCGGTGGCCTCGAACCGGAGCGTCAAGGAGTTGGCGGAGGGATTCGACAGTGTCTCGGTGTGCCTGTCCAAGGGCCTCGGGGCTCCGGTCGGCTCGGTGCTGGTGGGGGATGCGGATTTCATCGGCAAAGCCAGGCGGCTGCGCAAGATGGTGGGCGGCGGCATGCGGCAGGCGGGCATCATCGCTGCGGCCGGGCTATACGCGCTCGAGCACAATGTTTCCCGGTTGGCGGACGATCACGCGCGGGCGCGGCGGCTGGCCGAGGGGTTGGCACGGCATGACAGGCTGAATGTCGATATGCCGCAGACCAATATCATCTTTCTCAACGCCGATGAATCTGTAGCAAAGGAGTTTGCCGATCACATGGCGGCGCAGGGGATACTGGTTTCGGGCCGCTATGGGCAGCAGCGCTGGGTGACGCACAAGGATATCGGCGACGAGGCGATAGAGGCAGCACTGGACGCGGCGGATAAATTCTTCGCCAGCCTTTGATCTTATAGCTTGCTTTTTGTCGCGGGCGGGCGCATTTCCCCGCGCGCCGGCATTTGCCGGTCTTTGCGGATCGCAACACAAATTGACAACGACTTTTCTGTCTTCGGGCGACCTCATCGTCGATCGCCGGGCCCACTACGCCCAGATGCTGGCTGAGGCTGGCGAATTTTCATCGGCTGCCGATCTGATGGAGCAGGCGCTGGAGAGCGCGCCTGGTTGGGCAGCCGGCTGGATGATGGCGGGGGACTTTCATCTCAAGGCCGATGCATTGGGCAGTGCGATTGCCGCCTGGCAGCGGGCGGCCGAGCACGATCCCGCAGGTACGCTCGGGGCGCAGATGCATCTGGCGGCGCACGGGATTGGCGCAATTGAGCCGCAGGTGCAGGCGGCATATGTCGAAGCGCTGTTCGACCAGTATGCCGGACGCTTTGAAGAAGCGTTGCTGCAAAAGCTCGACTATGTCGTTCCGGGCCGATTGATGGCGTTGCTCGGAGAAACCATGAGCGAACTCGGCATTGACGGGTTCGCGCGCGGCGTTGATCTGGGTTGTGGCACGGGATTGATGGGCGAGCGGTTGCGCCATGTGGTGTCTCACCTGACCGGCGTGGACATTTCCGCGGCCATGGTGGCAGAGACTCGCGACAAGGCGATCTATGATGGCGTTGAGCGCGCCGAACTGCTCGATTTTCTGGGGGCTGAGGGATGCGTGGCTGATATCGTAACGGCAGCGGACGTTTTCATGTATTGCCCGGCGCTGCCGCCGATCTTTTCATTGGTGGGCAAGGTGTTGCGACCGGGCGGCGTCTTTGCGTTCTCGGTCGAGCGGCATGACGGAGAGGACAGCCAATGGCTGCAGGCGTCGCTGCGTTTTGCGCATAATGGCGATGCCGTCGCGCGGGCTCTGGCCGATGCAGGGCTGGACGTCTTGCGCGTAAGTGAGGAAACGATCCGGCGCGATCGCGGCCAGCCGGTAGCGGGGCTCCTGTTCGTTGCGCGCAAGCCCGAAGCCGAGCAACTGGGCGTTGCCGACATCGATGCGGGCATCGAAGCGCCGGTTGAGTTGATAAACTGAGTGGATCCCCGGGGATCGGTTGCGACCCCCGGGAAACGTTTGCGTCAGAACGTCAGGTTGCATGCCTTGCGAATGGCGATCTGAACCGGCGAGGGCGGCAGGGCCGGATCGAAGTCATGCGCGGGCATCAGTGGCGGCTGGGCCATGAACTTGACGCGGCTCCCCCTGTTGGGTTGCGCTGCGTGAACCAGGAACGGATGGCAGAGATAGACGGTGCCGGCGAGACCGGTCGCCAGCGCTTCGGGGCATTTTTCCGTGCCGGCGAAGCTGCCCGCCATCATCTGGTGCATTGTCGCGCCATCCTCACCAAAGGGGAGGAGGAAGCGTGCCATATCCATATGCGAGCCCACGCGGATGCGAGTGGGAGCATCGTCTTCTTGCACATCGGAGAACAGGAACAGCATCAGAAGGGCGCGGCCCCTCGATTTGATGTTGGCCCGGATCGAGAAGAAGTCGTTGGGATCGTCGGTGGGCAGCATGTAACTGGCATCGATATGCCAGCCATCGTCGCCCGGCGGTTGGTCCGAGGGGAAGCGGACGGGGAAGGTGCCCAGGCCCTGCGGCGCAAGCCATCGGCCTTCGCCCACCAACTGGTTGTAAGCGGAATGCAGGCGCGGGGTGTTGGCCGCTTCCCGGAAAGGCGCATCGGCATAGCCGCCGAGGCGGATCACCGGTTTTGTCCAGGTCGAGGGGTCATCGGGGTCGCAACCGGTGTTGCGCCAGAGAATGGCGCGTCCCTGGGCGGCAAGGTCTGCGGAAAAGGCATTGTCGATTCTGACGAAACCGTCGGTGACAAAGGCTTCGATCTGCGCTGGGGTCAGCGCGTCTTCTGTTCCAGGCATTGGAAAAGTCCATGAGTTCGCATTGCTGCACAAGGCAGCGTGCGGGCCGCCAAGCGGCCCGGCTCAAATGCTTCCGGAAAGGAAGCGCCGATCAGGCGCTCAGGAAGACTGCGAACTTGTTGGACACCATCATCATGCGCGCAACACTATCGAATTTGTGATTTCCGTCAACGCTCGACGCCGGCCTGCATCAGATATACCTGGCCGGCAATTTCGAGGCGGCGGAACAGGATTTCGGAAAGGGCGTCGTCGTTGACCAGTGTTTCGCGCCAGACGCTGTCGATCATTGCTTCCTGGCCCAGATCGCGGTCAATGCCAATGAAGCGGTAGGGCTGGAAATTGCGGGCCGCTTCGGGGTGTTCGCCGCCCGTCCACTGATAGGTGCCGGATTCTGCGCTGGCCCAGAATCCCACGACGGCCAGTTCCGCGATCGTGTGCGCGGGCGTGGACAACCCATCCACCGCGTCAGGATATTGAGCCGGCCAGTCGGGCAGGGTGCCGCCCATCTCCTGCCAGTCGGCCATATCTTCAAATGAAGCGTAAGGATCAAGACAGGGTCGGCCGGTGCATTCGTCATCGGCTGCGTCGTCGGGCGAAATCGTGCGATTGGAGACGTCGCGTACCATCGCTGCATTGTTCATCAGGGGCATGAAGACGAAACGCCAGGCCATGTGATCGCCGGTGCCGAAGTCATCGGGCGTGCCGACATTTTCCGCACCATAGGCATCGATTGCATCATTGCGGATCTGCGGGCCGAGATTGTAGTGGCGCAGTTCGATGAAGCTGATGGGTCCGGCCTCCTCATCGACCATCTCGCCATAGGAAATGGCGGTGCGGGTTCGGGTCGAGGGAATGGCGCCGGTGGCCGTCAGCAGTGCCTTTTCGATCGGGCCAATCGGCCCGCCGGGGGAAATGGTTTCAAGATCGAGCCAAAAGGCGTTGAGGTCCTGTTCGGTGGTTACGGGATCAAGGCGCTCAAAGCCCGGGGCGCCAACAAACTTGGTGATGGCGTCGTTGACTTCGCTGGTCTGGGCGAAGGCCGGTGCGGCAAGAAGCAACAACAGAGTAGCCGAAATTCGTTTCATCGCGCGTCCCTTGTGCATGAAAAGAGGGGCCGACTATTCAACCGGCCCCGGCATGCGGTCAAGGTCGCGCCCAAAAGCGCAACGAAAAGGGCGCCGGAGCGCCCTTTGGAAAGCCCGGTCAGGCTGCGAAATAGTCCTGCAGCGCTCGGACCGAGAAGTTGCCGCTGCGGTAGGCGAGGATGCCTTGCACGGCGGCGACGGCGCCGGGAATGGTCGTGTAGTAGGGCACCTTGCTCATCAACGCGGCCCGGCGGATGTCGCGGCTATCGGAAACCGCCTTGACGCCATCGGTGGTGTTGATGACCAGCTGAACCTCGCCGTTCTTGATCGCGTCGACGATATGTGGACGGCCTTCGAGTACCTTGTTGATCTTGGTGCATTCGATGCCCTTTTCCGCCAGGAACCGCTGGGTGCCGCCGGTGGCGATGATTTTGAAGCCTGCGGTGGCAAGGTCACGGACCGATTCCACAAGGGCTGCCTTGTCTTCGTCACGGACGGAAACAAACACGGTGCCCTCGCGCGGTACCTTGGTGCCGCTGCCGAGCTGGGATTTGGCGAATGCGGTGGCGTAATCGGTATCGAGACCGATCACTTCACCGGTCGATTTCATCTCCGGACCGAGAACCGTATCGACGCCGGGGAAGCGCGCGAAGGGGAAGACTGCCTCCTTGATGCCGATGTGCTTGATCTCGCGTTCTTCGAGATTGAAGGATGCGAGTTTTTCGCCAGCCATGATACGCGCGGCGATCTTGGCGATCGGGTAGCCAATGACCTTGGCGACGAAGGGCACTGTACGCGAGGCGCGCGGGTTCACTTCGAGGACGTAGAGCGTGCCGTCCTTGAGAGCGAACTGCACGTTCATCAGGCCGCCCACATTGAGGGCGCGGGCCATTTCGGCGGCCTGGCGCTTGAGCTCGGCGATGATTTCGGGGCTCAGCGAATGGGGCGGGAGCGAACAGGCGCTGTCGCCCGAATGGATGCCCGCCTCCTCG
This genomic window contains:
- a CDS encoding pyridoxal phosphate-dependent aminotransferase, producing MGLISDALSRVQPSATVGITQLARQMAQAGKDVIALSAGEPDFDTPEHVRKAAIEAIERGETRYTNVEGIAELKEAVAAKFRRDNGLDVSADECFVSAGGKQIIFNALMATLNSGDEVVVPVPYWVSYPEIVRLAGAEPVFAQASQETGFKLTPQALEAAISDKTKWLILNTPSNPSGAAYTEQELAGLAAVLMKHPHVHILTDDIYEVLVYDGRKFATIAQVEPRLMARTVTMNGVSKSHAMTGWRIGYCTGPKEILRAMLKLQSQSTTNPPSISQWAAVEALNGPQEFLAGWRETFQKRRDYVVGRLNALEGLECLTPEGAFYVFPSCKGLIGKTSAGGRRLATDEDVVMALLEENGVALVHGSAFGLPGHFRISYAASDEDLGKAMDRIEAFCAGVY
- a CDS encoding LysR family transcriptional regulator, translated to MGMLDWDKLRIFHVAAESGSFTHSAEKLGMSQSAVSRQISALEEDLGLKLFIRHARGLVLTEVGEQLFRTAHRMAWELQSVQAQMTESQDVPTGPLLVTTTVGFGSTWLTKRIHEFVTLYPTIQLEIKLNDAELDLAMREADVAIRLHRPNQSEMIQRKLFTVHFHIYAAESYLAENGTPNSIEDLDGHKIITFGEPSPSYLGDVNFLERIGRPDNSPRRTTLKVNAIYGMMQACRQGIGIAMLPDYITEEEPSLKRILDDVDLPEFETYFVYPPALKSSKRVGVFRDFLVEKARDWQY
- a CDS encoding CBS domain-containing protein; the protein is MFVESILTIKGSDVVTVPSDSTIGDLIATLARHNIGAVVVVDNDKVEGIISERDIVRHLAGSAEGFRAKPVSTLMTRAPKTCSRSDTVDHAMNIMSQGRFRHLPVVEDGRLIGIISIGDVVKRKIEEAEQEAGALREYIAS
- a CDS encoding DMT family transporter, giving the protein MSRSLALFCLLLATAIWGFAFIAQKSAMEAMGPLTFTGARFLLGGLLILPLALREDARQPQRLTGRQWALIVFMSLNFFGGAILQQYGLLFTTVTNSGFLTGLYVLFVPVILLFVFRQPPHKVIWLGVPVALIGLFLLNGARLDRLNTGDGLVIGSAVFWALHVLLLGYLARETARPIFISSMSFVIAGLLGSVGALAFEAPTLSALSASWIEILYAGALSTAVGFTLQAVGQQHVPPANAAIILSAESLFAALGGAIILGERLEIIGYFGVAMIFAAVLLVELLPNLRRRSATEPA
- a CDS encoding thymidine kinase, with the translated sequence MAKLYFSYAAMNAGKSTLLLQAAHNYRERGMRPLLYTSALYAEDGVGLIRSRIGIAETALLYEQGDDLYHSVRDNEEESKVDCVLVDEAQFLTRDQVWQLARVTDRLAIPVMCYGLRTDFQGELFPGSRELLAIADTLREIRTICTCGAKATMVVRQDINGRVLTDGDQVSIEKSVYLSLCRKHWEEAVGRWPVKGP
- a CDS encoding DUF2147 domain-containing protein, with protein sequence MTAPTLAQEQFNPIGLWEPDNKESRYEFSYCGENGDRLCAELIWIQEDKQDARNTKYLNTYMFKNARHVRLNQWQGTVTLEGFNIGGTVTQTNNNTMRLEACALFVICENIRLRRVQ
- the trxB gene encoding thioredoxin-disulfide reductase; translated protein: MHAKTIIIGSGPAGYTAAIYAARAMLEPLMIAGMQPGGQLTITTDVENYPGFADPIQGPWLVEQMRAQAEHMGTKIENDLIVDVDFNTRPFRLTGDSGKIYTADSVVIATGAQAKWLGLPTEEKFKGFGVSACATCDGFFYRDKTVLVIGGGNTAVEEALFLTNFASKVIIAHRRDQFTAEKIMQQRLFKHPKIEVRWNTVLDEVKGDNMPPSVRSAVLRDVTTDQTHEIEVDGIFVAIGHAPATEIFNGKLEMKHGGYIVTAPDSTTTSVPGVFAAGDVTDDVYRQAVTAAGMGCMAALEAERYLAAHEMAEAAE
- the greA gene encoding transcription elongation factor GreA; the encoded protein is MDKVPMTVAGHAALVAELERRAGVERRAIIEAISEARAHGDLSENAEYHAAKEQQSHNEGRIMEIESMLAMAEIVDVSKLSGSTVKFGATVTMVDEDTDEEKTYQIVGDAEADASAGRISISSPIARALIGKSVGDSIEVTAPGGARGYEILKIAFI